The Mytilus galloprovincialis chromosome 7, xbMytGall1.hap1.1, whole genome shotgun sequence genome has a window encoding:
- the LOC143084275 gene encoding uncharacterized protein LOC143084275 has protein sequence MKDNMLVQENLNTVVSGVDALSILSKIVQGKEPSLKKDDLAMETVLRHLSAALLSSQKNNLDTSSHATKKQTETDVVRNNINSTECFSTDTNDNDSVSQMSTDLEPCDSDDQSELEIDYEDELLSRMLYYGQFENLETPATPAKKNSIPASSSTPLASSTMIENCLASTLRNNRRRKNWSTPLASSTMMEDLIADIQQQNQETTSSGSIVTWSIDNSTNTASLKEYYHRYFGVDSKDSDSKSDTTDMSTRLSSTFNADDSFSSDDDSEVTSSDYWNGNHHYPRTSTSVNLNKMTNDPSPLKNGQKKTSKSKQPVSKLLFFIRGIKRNLTRKTSSKDTSRI, from the exons ATGAAAGATAACATGTTGGTCCAAGAAAATTTGAACACAGTTGTCTCTGGTGTAGATGCATTGTCTATCTTGTCAAAGATT GTACAAGGAAAAGAACCATCGCTCAAAAAGGATGATCTTGCTATGGAAACAGTTCTCAGACATCTGTCAGCTGCTTTGTTGTCATCCCAGAAGAATAATTTGGACACATCAAGCCATGccacaaagaaacaaactgaAACAGACGTCGTTCGGAACAACATTAACTCAACAGAATGCTTCAGTACCGATACGAACGACAACGACAGTGTATCACAAATGTCAACCGATTTAGAACCATGTGACAGCGACGACCAATCAGAACTAGAGATAGACTACGAGGATGAACTACTGTCTAGAATGCTATACTATGGTCAGTTCGAAAACTTAGAAACACCAGCAACACCAGCAAAGAAAAATTCAATTCCAGCTTCTTCGTCTACACCTCTGGCTTCATCCACTATGATAGAAAATTGTTTAGCATCCACACTAAGGAACAACAGAAGACGCAAAAACTGGTCTACTCCGCTTGCCTCGTCTACCATGATGGAAGATCTTATAGCAGACATACAACAACAGAACCAGGAGACAACTAGTTCCGGGAGTATTGTCACATGGTCTATTGATAACAGCACCAATACAGCTTCACTCAAAGAGTACTACCACAGATATTTTGGTGTCGACAGCAAAGATTCCGACTCAAAATCAGATACCACTGATATGTCCACCAGGTTATCAAGTACATTTAATGCAGATGACAGCTTTTCCAGTGATGATGACTCAGAAGTGACGTCATCAGACTACTGGAACGGAAATCACCACTATCCTCGTACTAGTACCAGTGTTAACCTCAATAAGATGACCAATGACCCATCCCCGCTAAAGAATGGTCAGAAGAAAACCTCAAAAAGTAAACAACCAGTATCGAAGCTATTATTCTTCATCCGTGGCATCAAAAGAAATCTTACGAGAAAAACTTCTTCAAAAGACACCAGCCGGATCTGA